The window tcttaaaaaaatctcaaatgactatttttttaatcaaacaatttttttttataaacaaaatattaaaatatccaaAATCAAAGAAGTTAGTACGACCAAGATTGAACTACGACCACGATGTCAGAACCTGTGAAAGTCATAGTTTTCCGATTCAGCCCCTGAATTCTCCATCTTCTTTAATTATGTCCCTAAACTTTCTACTCTCTTCACTTTTGACCCTAAACATCCAATCTATTAAATTCcaacaaaatcaaattcattttcttctccCCTAAAATtccaaatattttaacttaaaccATAATCTCTCTATTTTCTTGAACTTTACACCAAAGTTTTATAATttgcaaaaaatataaaagataataaagtaTAATATCCCGTGATTGTTTCCTTATCCAAAGAGATGCACACACTATTAAAGCAATCTTTTCGGGGAACGCTAACAGaagaaacaaaatttataatccCAATTAATTCCCTCTTGTCCTCTTTACAAACCAAAATgtcaaaaaaattcaattttaaattctatatattatataataaatataaagaagaaattTCAGACCATTAAATGCATAATAAGCTCCAAAATATCTTGAGCTCTTTCATTAATTGATGAAATGCATTATATATAGTTCACAACATGATTAAACATTCACAAGTTTTTCTTCTCTGTATTACCACAACAATATGCTCATTTTAtctaaaacatgaaaataattaaacacCCATTACAAAACAGGAAGAGCATGTATTAAGGATACACAAAAcacacaaacacaaacaaatatgtaattaaatacATGATgcaaaataatagtttttttctcTAATATTCCAACATAAAcaaagatttaaattaattaaactgtCTGATTTATATTGGAATAGAAGTATTCACTTACTTACCCTTTATCAAGTCTCAAACACAAGCACCGAACCATTAAAGAAAACccccttcttcttttttttatgcTGGACCCAGATTGTTTACTTGACTGCCTTCCCCGGCGTGGAAATGGCCAGCTCCGGCCACCCAAAGTATTCTGATTCCGTTAACCCTcgttctcctcctcctcctccaacaCCCATTTGCCATGTTACCCCGGGATCACCTCCGCCGTTGCCGACGACACCCATCTCCTCCATCGGCCAAACTCCGATGCTCAGACCAAACTCCGTTTCCCTCAATCCAGACCCGGAATCAAGCCCATACCCACCTAAACCGAATAACCCTCCACTTCCTCCTTGAGGAGGCGGCGCAAGCAACGACGTGAATGTCCCCGGATGAATAGCTGAAACAGGGTCGTATTGATGATAGGTTTCGTTCAGGTTCATTTCGGTGTAAAACGACGACGTTGCGGTTGCGTCGATTGATTTCGGCGGTGGCAAGAGGGGAATAGAGTCGCGGATAGTAACGGCGGCGGCGGccgaagatgaagaagatgaagcgGCGGCGGCAACGGAAGAGGAATTACGAGAACGTTTGATGGGGTTTCGGCGGGTGCCGCCGCCAACAGGGACGTTGCGAAGGGTGCCGCCGCGGGTCCAGTATCGGCGGCAAGATTTGCAGAAATGACGAGGCTGAGAGAGATTGTAGTTGTTGTAGTAGCAGAATTTAGTGTTGGTCGAATCGCAACGAGGGCAGGGGACGTTCTCCGGTTCAGGCGGATGCACGttgcct is drawn from Impatiens glandulifera chromosome 3, dImpGla2.1, whole genome shotgun sequence and contains these coding sequences:
- the LOC124931324 gene encoding dof zinc finger protein DOF3.4-like, giving the protein MPLETVDQRQHGRVQTGGGGGGGNVHPPEPENVPCPRCDSTNTKFCYYNNYNLSQPRHFCKSCRRYWTRGGTLRNVPVGGGTRRNPIKRSRNSSSVAAAASSSSSSAAAAVTIRDSIPLLPPPKSIDATATSSFYTEMNLNETYHQYDPVSAIHPGTFTSLLAPPPQGGSGGLFGLGGYGLDSGSGLRETEFGLSIGVWPMEEMGVVGNGGGDPGVTWQMGVGGGGGERGLTESEYFGWPELAISTPGKAVK